Proteins encoded in a region of the Mercenaria mercenaria strain notata chromosome 1, MADL_Memer_1, whole genome shotgun sequence genome:
- the LOC128545917 gene encoding uncharacterized protein LOC128545917 isoform X2 produces MNIITTAVWSIISFGAWSYKKLKYMQLGEIYYSGKQRVNSLFEMSNKTDVEIAQISTTNHGLKRKVEETYLDEVYIPSKRVSPFLNTPKERKDKRRKIINISTKKLKQLDDPETFLRRTVLVNNTMKRLQMELREEKLRTKEFKSNKQYYFSGYGVLNDKVMSNSYFVDDPFLSCVHEKITDDMTDTLMNNVFHDKVDDRPTSYDICEKSDIMSNKMETLEAESDHVSNNLLDRSEDSLEQCTCDRNGNIKESRKECYPSACSENRPNMKEMLVDRCVDLDEVNRISTNSFTENSNHICCDKCLSVIIPKSSNASNENTRILPREVQEMQCDQNVENDIKASPANFVELRT; encoded by the coding sequence GTAAACAACGAGTGAACAGCTTGTTTGAAATGAGCAACAAGACAGATGTGGAAATTGCCCAAATAAGTACAACGAACCACGGACTTAAGCGAAAAGTTGAGGAGACATATCTTGACGAAGTTTATATTCCATCGAAACGAGTCTCACCATTCTTAAACACCCCAAAGGAAAGAAAAGACAAACGGAggaaaataataaacatatcGACAAAAAAGTTGAAACAATTAGATGACCCCGAAACCTTTCTCAGGAGAACAGTTCTTGTTAATAATACAATGAAGCGTCTACAAATGGAATTACGAGAAGAAAAACTGAGAACAAAGGAATTTAAGtcaaacaaacaatattattttagTGGTTATGGGGTACTAAACGATAAGGTGATGTCAAATTCTTATTTTGTTGACGATCCCTTTCTGAGTTGTGTTCATGAGAAAATCACAGACGATATGACTGACACACTAATGAATAACGTGTTTCATGATAAAGTAGATGACAGGcctacatcatatgacatttGTGAAAAGTCTGACATAATGTCAAACAAAATGGAAACTCTTGAAGCAGAATCAGATCATGTCTCAAATAATTTGTTGGATCGTTCTGAAGACAGTTTGGAGCAATGCACTTGTGAtagaaatggaaatataaaagaatcaaGAAAAGAATGCTACCCTTCGGCATGTTCAGAAAATAGACCAAACATGAAAGAAATGCTGGTTGACAGGTGTGTCGACTTAGATGAAGTCAATAGAATTAGTACAAACAGTTTTACAGAAAATTCCAACCACATTTGCTGTGATAAGTGCCTGTCAGTGATCATACCTAAAAGTTCTAACGCGTCTAATGAAAACACAAGAATACTACCGCGTGAAGTACAAGAAATGCAGTGCGATCAAAATGTGGAAAACGACATTAAAGCTTCACCAGCAAACTTTGTGGAGCTAAGGACCTAA